The Thermoanaerobaculia bacterium genome includes a window with the following:
- a CDS encoding lmo0937 family membrane protein has translation MLLTIGIILFVAWLLGLVAFHVGGLIHLLLVLAVISVIVHLFTGRRSVV, from the coding sequence ATGCTTCTCACCATCGGAATCATCCTGTTCGTGGCGTGGCTGCTCGGGCTCGTGGCGTTCCACGTCGGAGGTCTCATCCACCTGCTCCTGGTTCTCGCCGTCATTTCGGTGATCGTGCACCTCTTCACCGGCCGGCGCAGCGTCGTCTGA
- a CDS encoding glycosyltransferase — MRELSKEHGRGVGADPSVAAFAPEDFPVVVHSHLRWSFVWQRPQQIHSRLARRHRVLFVEEPAPGTGAPRLEISEPWPNVVVAQPVLPETSGDDTATAERERAVVSLLRNQRPAGFDRAVHWFYSPQLTPQLDAFGDPLAVVYDCMDELTQFAFAPRQLAEREKELLTIADVVFTGGYELFRAKSRLHDNVHFFGCGVDFDHFHRAAGEIEVAADLRAIPAPRLGYVGVIDERLDYPLIESLARENPDWSLAFVGPVAKVDAASLPRAQNLHYLGARDYADLPSYLAGFQVCLMPFAMNDASRFINPTKTLEYLASARPVLSTPVRDVVRNFGDAVHISDRSQFMARAKEILAGGAIDPERGCQVARRSSWEQTVEKMESLVRAAAPAAADGLESETVSA; from the coding sequence ATGAGAGAGCTCTCGAAAGAGCACGGCCGCGGTGTGGGCGCCGACCCTTCGGTCGCCGCTTTCGCCCCGGAGGATTTCCCCGTCGTCGTCCACTCGCACCTCCGGTGGTCGTTCGTCTGGCAGCGTCCGCAGCAGATCCACTCGCGCCTTGCGCGCCGGCATCGGGTCCTCTTCGTCGAGGAGCCGGCGCCGGGGACCGGGGCGCCGCGGCTCGAGATCTCCGAGCCGTGGCCCAACGTCGTCGTCGCCCAGCCGGTCCTCCCCGAGACGAGCGGCGACGACACCGCGACCGCCGAGCGCGAGCGCGCGGTCGTCAGCCTTCTCCGGAACCAGCGCCCCGCGGGCTTCGACCGGGCCGTCCACTGGTTCTACAGCCCGCAGCTCACCCCCCAGCTCGACGCCTTCGGCGACCCGCTCGCGGTCGTGTACGACTGCATGGACGAGCTCACGCAGTTCGCGTTCGCCCCGCGGCAGCTCGCCGAACGCGAAAAGGAGCTCCTCACGATCGCCGACGTGGTCTTCACCGGCGGATACGAGCTCTTCCGCGCGAAGAGCCGCCTGCACGACAACGTCCATTTCTTCGGCTGCGGGGTGGATTTCGATCACTTCCACCGCGCGGCGGGCGAAATCGAGGTGGCGGCGGACCTGCGCGCGATACCCGCGCCGAGACTCGGGTACGTCGGGGTGATCGACGAGCGCCTCGACTATCCCCTGATCGAGTCGCTCGCGCGGGAGAACCCGGATTGGTCGCTCGCCTTCGTCGGTCCGGTCGCGAAGGTCGATGCGGCGTCGCTTCCCCGCGCGCAGAACCTCCATTACCTCGGCGCCCGCGACTACGCCGATCTTCCTTCGTATCTCGCCGGCTTCCAGGTGTGCCTGATGCCTTTCGCGATGAACGACGCCAGCCGGTTCATCAACCCGACCAAGACGCTGGAGTACCTCGCGTCGGCCCGGCCGGTGCTCTCGACGCCCGTCCGCGACGTCGTCCGGAACTTCGGCGACGCAGTCCACATCTCGGACCGGTCGCAGTTCATGGCGCGCGCGAAGGAGATTCTCGCGGGCGGGGCGATCGATCCCGAGCGCGGGTGCCAGGTCGCGCGCCGCTCTTCGTGGGAGCAGACGGTCGAGAAGATGGAGTCTCTCGTGCGCGCCGCCGCGCCGGCCGCCGCGGACGGCCTCGAGAGCGAGACGGTCAGCGCATGA
- a CDS encoding FAD-dependent oxidoreductase: protein MTRRVVILGAGPAGLGAAYRLREVGHDDFEVLEARASAGGLASSERSGNGFVYDIGGHVLFSHFRYFDELFDRMLGDEYQELERESWIWMRNRFLPYPFQNNVKYLPKEAVLECVLGLIEASRKPKTAYRNFEELIFGVFGDGIARHFMMPYNFKVWAHPPSMLGTRWIGERVPVVDLERVLGNVILDRDDISWGPNNTFKYPLHGGTGGLFARVAATLEGKIRYGACAIAIDARRKRVTLDTGKDVEYDDLVSTIPLDRLVEGIAGAPADVREATAGLLHSGSAIVGVGVRQPCPSKKCWMYFPESSSPFYRVTYLSNYSPEVVPDAATHYSLLAEVSRSPLKPVNLGTVVDDVLDGMVASRLLSRNDLRDVVDTHLIVRDYTYPIPSLDRDRALSVIQPWLESRNIYSRGRFGSWKYEIGNMDHAVQMGAECADRLVLGKPELCWNDRILPKDEQTLRLMPENEPAPAASPVAQEELVEARSEA from the coding sequence ATGACCCGGCGGGTCGTCATCCTCGGCGCGGGACCGGCCGGACTGGGCGCCGCCTACCGGCTCCGCGAGGTCGGCCACGACGACTTCGAGGTCCTCGAGGCGCGCGCGAGCGCGGGCGGGCTGGCCTCGAGCGAGAGGAGCGGGAACGGGTTCGTCTACGACATCGGCGGCCACGTCCTCTTTTCGCATTTCCGCTACTTCGACGAGCTCTTCGACCGGATGCTCGGCGACGAGTACCAGGAGCTCGAGCGGGAGAGCTGGATCTGGATGAGGAACCGGTTTCTCCCGTACCCCTTTCAGAACAACGTCAAGTACCTCCCGAAGGAGGCCGTCCTCGAGTGCGTCCTCGGGCTGATCGAGGCGAGCCGGAAGCCGAAGACGGCGTACCGGAACTTCGAGGAGCTGATCTTCGGCGTGTTCGGAGACGGGATCGCCCGGCATTTCATGATGCCCTACAACTTCAAGGTCTGGGCGCATCCGCCCTCGATGCTCGGGACCCGGTGGATCGGCGAGCGCGTGCCGGTCGTCGACCTCGAACGCGTGCTCGGGAACGTGATCCTCGACCGCGACGACATCTCGTGGGGTCCGAACAACACGTTCAAGTACCCGCTCCACGGCGGCACCGGCGGACTCTTCGCGCGCGTCGCGGCGACGCTCGAGGGGAAGATCCGCTACGGCGCGTGCGCGATCGCGATCGACGCGCGCCGAAAGCGCGTGACGCTCGACACGGGGAAGGACGTCGAATACGACGACCTCGTCTCGACGATCCCCCTCGACCGCCTCGTGGAAGGGATCGCCGGCGCGCCGGCGGACGTTCGCGAGGCGACGGCCGGTCTCCTCCACTCGGGGAGCGCCATCGTCGGCGTGGGCGTCCGGCAGCCGTGCCCGTCGAAGAAGTGCTGGATGTACTTCCCGGAATCGTCATCACCGTTCTACCGCGTGACGTATCTCTCGAACTACTCGCCCGAGGTCGTCCCGGACGCCGCGACCCACTACTCGCTCCTCGCCGAGGTCTCGCGCTCCCCGCTCAAACCCGTCAACCTCGGCACCGTCGTCGACGATGTGCTCGACGGCATGGTCGCGAGCCGGCTCCTCTCGAGGAACGACCTGCGCGACGTGGTCGACACGCACCTGATCGTGCGCGACTACACGTACCCGATCCCGTCGCTCGACCGCGATCGCGCGCTCTCGGTGATCCAGCCCTGGCTCGAGTCCCGGAACATCTACTCGCGCGGCCGCTTCGGGTCCTGGAAGTACGAGATCGGGAACATGGACCATGCCGTTCAGATGGGCGCCGAGTGCGCGGACCGCCTGGTGCTCGGCAAGCCGGAGCTGTGCTGGAACGACCGGATCCTTCCGAAAGACGAGCAGACGCTCCGGCTCATGCCGGAGAACGAGCCGGCACCGGCCGCGTCCCCCGTGGCGCAGGAGGAGCTCGTCGAGGCGAGATCGGAGGCCTGA